In Coregonus clupeaformis isolate EN_2021a chromosome 7, ASM2061545v1, whole genome shotgun sequence, one genomic interval encodes:
- the LOC121569168 gene encoding serine/threonine-protein kinase MAK-like isoform X7, which yields MNRYTQLKQLGDGTYGSVLMGKSNESGELVAIKRMKRKFYSWEECMNLREVKSLKKLNHANVVKLKEVIRENDHLYFVFEYMKENLYQLMKDRNKLFPESAIRNISFQILQGLSFIHKHGFFHRDMKPENLLCMGPELVKIADFGLAREIRSRPPYTDYVSTRWYRAPEVLLRSSIYSSPIDMWAVGCIMAELYALRPLFPGNSEVDEIFKICQVLGTVKKSDWPEGYQLASAMNFRFPQCVPTHLKTLIPNASTEAIALMKDLLMWDPKKRPTAVQALRYPYFQVGQVLGPRPGSEIRKATVRTQSRGSSEPKGELQSSSADSSARTSQGHHPKASSRHHQAPQQPLQQTDHQTDQTFSHGQVTNSNTKPSAVVGTGTGSENSAAVGLKSGRRRWGQTVVKATESWDESEPSETSVSHSKKPSLGSEEEKGHKDQSNPQSKEQKPIYSFSTVTKLPSNIKMGQMDSSLPGSSARQHYLSQSRYLPGLIGKNSIDKEPSGPTLRDLWDNSTNVNSKPLGPIGAGLSVTRVNAGNFVSTKYNLSGGYVPSFQKKEVGSVGQRIQLAPLAGQHTNYDGWKRRADKPQIKGQGYSALGKTSGNLLTRGPPVQPVHGRVDWASKYGGNR from the exons ATGAATCGCTACACGCAACTGAAGCAGTTGGGAGATGGCACTTATGGCAGCGTGCTCATGGGGAAAAGCAACGAGTCGGGAGAACTGGTGGCCATCAAGAG AATGAAGAGGAAGTTTTATTCGTGGGAAGAGTGCATGAATCTGAGAGAAGTGAAG TCACTGAAGAAGCTGAATCATGCCAACGTGGTGAAGTTAAAGGAAGTCATCAGAGAAAACGACCACCTGTACTTTGTCTTTGAATACATGAAAGAGAATCTCTATCAGCTCATGAAGGACAG AAATAAGTTGTTCCCTGAATCAGCGATCAGAAACATAAGCTTTCAGATATTACAAGGCCTATCATTTATCCATAAACATG GATTCTTCCACCGGGATATGAAACCTGAAAACCTGCTCTGCATGGGCCCAGAGCTGGTCAAGATAGCAGACTTTGGATTGGCCAGAGAGATCCGCTCCCGCCCCCCATACACGGACTATGTGTCCACAAGATG GTATCGCGCCCCAGAGGTGCTGCTCAGGTCGTCCATCTACAGCTCTCCCATAGACATGTGGGCAGTGGGCTGCATCATGGCTGAGCTCTACGCCCTTAGGCCTCTGTTCCCCGGGAACAGCGAGGTGGACGAGAtcttcaagatctgtcaggttctGGGCACAGTCAAGAAG TCTGACTGGCCGGAGGGCTACCAGCTGGCCTCGGCCATGAACTTCCGCTTCCCTCAGTGTGTGCCCACCCACCTGAAGACCCTCATCCCCAACGCCAGCACAGAGGCCATCGCCCTGATGAAGGACCTGCTCATGTGGGACCCTAAGAAGAGACCCACGGCCGTGCAG GCTCTGCGGTACCCTTACTTCCAGGTGGGCCAGGTGTTGGGGCCTCGGCCCGGGAGTGAGATACGCAAGGCCACGGTGAGGACTCAATCCCGAGGCTCATCAGAGCCCAAAGGTGAGCTGCAGTCCTCTTCAGCAGACTCCTCTGCCCGGACTTCCCAGGGCCACCACCCCAAAGCCTCCAGCAGACACCACCAGGCCCCCCAACAGCCACTCCAGCagacagaccatcagactgaCCAGACATTTTCACATGGCCAAGTCACTAACTCCAACACG AAGCCATCTGCCGTGGTGGGGACCGGGACTGGGAGTGAGAACAGTGCAGCGGTAGGTCTGAAGAGCGGGCGGAGGCGCTGGGGCCAGACAGTGGTAAAGGCCACAGAGAGCTGGGACGAGTCAGAACCTTCTGAGACCTCTGTGTCCCACTCCAAGAAACCCAGCCTGGGatcagaggaggagaagggccaCAAGGACCAAAGTAATCCGCA ATCCAAAGAGCAAAAACCAATATACTCCTTCAGCACTGTTACTAAGTTACCAAGCAATATTAAGATGGGCCAAATGGACTCCAGTCTCCCGGGCTCCTCAGCAAGACAACATTACCTGAGTCAATCAAGATATCTGCCTG GGTTGATCGGCAAGAACTCTATAGACAAGGAGCCCAGTGGGCCGACACTCAGAGATCTGTGGGACAACTCCACCAATGTCAACAGTAAACCCCTTGGTCCCATTGGAGCTGGTTTGTCCGTCACCAGAGTCAACGCAG GAAACTTTGTCAGTACAAAGTACAATCTGTCTGGAGGTTATGTTCCCTCCTTTCAGAAGAAAGAGGTTGGCTCTGTGGGTCAAAGGATCCAGCTTGCTCCTCTTGCCGGCCAGCACACAA ATTATGACGGCTGGAAAAGGAGGGCGGACAAGCCTCAAATCAAAGGCCAGGGCTACTCTGCCCTGGGGAAAACCTCTGGCAACCTTCTGACTAGAGGTCCACCTGTACAGCCAGTCCATGGGAGGGTAGACTGGGCATCCAAGTATGGAGGCAATCGGTAG
- the LOC121569168 gene encoding serine/threonine-protein kinase MAK-like isoform X1, with the protein MNRYTQLKQLGDGTYGSVLMGKSNESGELVAIKRMKRKFYSWEECMNLREVKSLKKLNHANVVKLKEVIRENDHLYFVFEYMKENLYQLMKDRENKMFTENEIRNIMFQVLSGMAFVHKHGFFHRDMKPENLLCMGPELVKIADFGLAREIRSRPPYTDYVSTRWYRAPEVLLRSSIYSSPIDMWAVGCIMAELYALRPLFPGNSEVDEIFKICQVLGTVKKSDWPEGYQLASAMNFRFPQCVPTHLKTLIPNASTEAIALMKDLLMWDPKKRPTAVQALRYPYFQVGQVLGPRPGSEIRKATVRTQSRGSSEPKGELQSSSADSSARTSQGHHPKASSRHHQAPQQPLQQTDHQTDQTFSHGQVTNSNTKPSAVVGTGTGSENSAAVGLKSGRRRWGQTVVKATESWDESEPSETSVSHSKKPSLGSEEEKGHKDQSNPQSKEQKPIYSFSTVTKLPSNIKMGQMDSSLPGSSARQHYLSQSRYLPGLIGKNSIDKEPSGPTLRDLWDNSTNVNSKPLGPIGAGLSVTRVNAEDTDNPSDKSTDKSVLKERIPDSAKGNFVSTKYNLSGGYVPSFQKKEVGSVGQRIQLAPLAGQHTIDLSTPDNKNVKPKPSKTKSTSSTPMSENTEDYDGWKRRADKPQIKGQGYSALGKTSGNLLTRGPPVQPVHGRVDWASKYGGNR; encoded by the exons ATGAATCGCTACACGCAACTGAAGCAGTTGGGAGATGGCACTTATGGCAGCGTGCTCATGGGGAAAAGCAACGAGTCGGGAGAACTGGTGGCCATCAAGAG AATGAAGAGGAAGTTTTATTCGTGGGAAGAGTGCATGAATCTGAGAGAAGTGAAG TCACTGAAGAAGCTGAATCATGCCAACGTGGTGAAGTTAAAGGAAGTCATCAGAGAAAACGACCACCTGTACTTTGTCTTTGAATACATGAAAGAGAATCTCTATCAGCTCATGAAGGACAG GGAAAATAAGATGTTCACTGAGAATGAAATTAGGAACATCATGTTCCAAGTGCTGTCTGGGATGGCGTTTGTGCACAAGCATG GATTCTTCCACCGGGATATGAAACCTGAAAACCTGCTCTGCATGGGCCCAGAGCTGGTCAAGATAGCAGACTTTGGATTGGCCAGAGAGATCCGCTCCCGCCCCCCATACACGGACTATGTGTCCACAAGATG GTATCGCGCCCCAGAGGTGCTGCTCAGGTCGTCCATCTACAGCTCTCCCATAGACATGTGGGCAGTGGGCTGCATCATGGCTGAGCTCTACGCCCTTAGGCCTCTGTTCCCCGGGAACAGCGAGGTGGACGAGAtcttcaagatctgtcaggttctGGGCACAGTCAAGAAG TCTGACTGGCCGGAGGGCTACCAGCTGGCCTCGGCCATGAACTTCCGCTTCCCTCAGTGTGTGCCCACCCACCTGAAGACCCTCATCCCCAACGCCAGCACAGAGGCCATCGCCCTGATGAAGGACCTGCTCATGTGGGACCCTAAGAAGAGACCCACGGCCGTGCAG GCTCTGCGGTACCCTTACTTCCAGGTGGGCCAGGTGTTGGGGCCTCGGCCCGGGAGTGAGATACGCAAGGCCACGGTGAGGACTCAATCCCGAGGCTCATCAGAGCCCAAAGGTGAGCTGCAGTCCTCTTCAGCAGACTCCTCTGCCCGGACTTCCCAGGGCCACCACCCCAAAGCCTCCAGCAGACACCACCAGGCCCCCCAACAGCCACTCCAGCagacagaccatcagactgaCCAGACATTTTCACATGGCCAAGTCACTAACTCCAACACG AAGCCATCTGCCGTGGTGGGGACCGGGACTGGGAGTGAGAACAGTGCAGCGGTAGGTCTGAAGAGCGGGCGGAGGCGCTGGGGCCAGACAGTGGTAAAGGCCACAGAGAGCTGGGACGAGTCAGAACCTTCTGAGACCTCTGTGTCCCACTCCAAGAAACCCAGCCTGGGatcagaggaggagaagggccaCAAGGACCAAAGTAATCCGCA ATCCAAAGAGCAAAAACCAATATACTCCTTCAGCACTGTTACTAAGTTACCAAGCAATATTAAGATGGGCCAAATGGACTCCAGTCTCCCGGGCTCCTCAGCAAGACAACATTACCTGAGTCAATCAAGATATCTGCCTG GGTTGATCGGCAAGAACTCTATAGACAAGGAGCCCAGTGGGCCGACACTCAGAGATCTGTGGGACAACTCCACCAATGTCAACAGTAAACCCCTTGGTCCCATTGGAGCTGGTTTGTCCGTCACCAGAGTCAACGCAG AAGACACTGATAACCCTTCTGATAAATCTACGGATAAATCTGTTCTAAAAGAAAGAATACCTGATTCAGCTAAAG GAAACTTTGTCAGTACAAAGTACAATCTGTCTGGAGGTTATGTTCCCTCCTTTCAGAAGAAAGAGGTTGGCTCTGTGGGTCAAAGGATCCAGCTTGCTCCTCTTGCCGGCCAGCACACAA TTGATCTTTCTACTCCTGATAACAAAAATGTCAAACCAAAACCTTCAAAGACAAAGTCCACCTCCAGCACGCCAATGAGTGAAAACACTGAAG ATTATGACGGCTGGAAAAGGAGGGCGGACAAGCCTCAAATCAAAGGCCAGGGCTACTCTGCCCTGGGGAAAACCTCTGGCAACCTTCTGACTAGAGGTCCACCTGTACAGCCAGTCCATGGGAGGGTAGACTGGGCATCCAAGTATGGAGGCAATCGGTAG
- the LOC121569168 gene encoding serine/threonine-protein kinase MAK-like isoform X3: protein MNRYTQLKQLGDGTYGSVLMGKSNESGELVAIKRMKRKFYSWEECMNLREVKSLKKLNHANVVKLKEVIRENDHLYFVFEYMKENLYQLMKDRENKMFTENEIRNIMFQVLSGMAFVHKHGFFHRDMKPENLLCMGPELVKIADFGLAREIRSRPPYTDYVSTRWYRAPEVLLRSSIYSSPIDMWAVGCIMAELYALRPLFPGNSEVDEIFKICQVLGTVKKSDWPEGYQLASAMNFRFPQCVPTHLKTLIPNASTEAIALMKDLLMWDPKKRPTAVQALRYPYFQVGQVLGPRPGSEIRKATVRTQSRGSSEPKGELQSSSADSSARTSQGHHPKASSRHHQAPQQPLQQTDHQTDQTFSHGQVTNSNTKPSAVVGTGTGSENSAAVGLKSGRRRWGQTVVKATESWDESEPSETSVSHSKKPSLGSEEEKGHKDQSNPQSKEQKPIYSFSTVTKLPSNIKMGQMDSSLPGSSARQHYLSQSRYLPGLIGKNSIDKEPSGPTLRDLWDNSTNVNSKPLGPIGAGLSVTRVNAGNFVSTKYNLSGGYVPSFQKKEVGSVGQRIQLAPLAGQHTIDLSTPDNKNVKPKPSKTKSTSSTPMSENTEDYDGWKRRADKPQIKGQGYSALGKTSGNLLTRGPPVQPVHGRVDWASKYGGNR, encoded by the exons ATGAATCGCTACACGCAACTGAAGCAGTTGGGAGATGGCACTTATGGCAGCGTGCTCATGGGGAAAAGCAACGAGTCGGGAGAACTGGTGGCCATCAAGAG AATGAAGAGGAAGTTTTATTCGTGGGAAGAGTGCATGAATCTGAGAGAAGTGAAG TCACTGAAGAAGCTGAATCATGCCAACGTGGTGAAGTTAAAGGAAGTCATCAGAGAAAACGACCACCTGTACTTTGTCTTTGAATACATGAAAGAGAATCTCTATCAGCTCATGAAGGACAG GGAAAATAAGATGTTCACTGAGAATGAAATTAGGAACATCATGTTCCAAGTGCTGTCTGGGATGGCGTTTGTGCACAAGCATG GATTCTTCCACCGGGATATGAAACCTGAAAACCTGCTCTGCATGGGCCCAGAGCTGGTCAAGATAGCAGACTTTGGATTGGCCAGAGAGATCCGCTCCCGCCCCCCATACACGGACTATGTGTCCACAAGATG GTATCGCGCCCCAGAGGTGCTGCTCAGGTCGTCCATCTACAGCTCTCCCATAGACATGTGGGCAGTGGGCTGCATCATGGCTGAGCTCTACGCCCTTAGGCCTCTGTTCCCCGGGAACAGCGAGGTGGACGAGAtcttcaagatctgtcaggttctGGGCACAGTCAAGAAG TCTGACTGGCCGGAGGGCTACCAGCTGGCCTCGGCCATGAACTTCCGCTTCCCTCAGTGTGTGCCCACCCACCTGAAGACCCTCATCCCCAACGCCAGCACAGAGGCCATCGCCCTGATGAAGGACCTGCTCATGTGGGACCCTAAGAAGAGACCCACGGCCGTGCAG GCTCTGCGGTACCCTTACTTCCAGGTGGGCCAGGTGTTGGGGCCTCGGCCCGGGAGTGAGATACGCAAGGCCACGGTGAGGACTCAATCCCGAGGCTCATCAGAGCCCAAAGGTGAGCTGCAGTCCTCTTCAGCAGACTCCTCTGCCCGGACTTCCCAGGGCCACCACCCCAAAGCCTCCAGCAGACACCACCAGGCCCCCCAACAGCCACTCCAGCagacagaccatcagactgaCCAGACATTTTCACATGGCCAAGTCACTAACTCCAACACG AAGCCATCTGCCGTGGTGGGGACCGGGACTGGGAGTGAGAACAGTGCAGCGGTAGGTCTGAAGAGCGGGCGGAGGCGCTGGGGCCAGACAGTGGTAAAGGCCACAGAGAGCTGGGACGAGTCAGAACCTTCTGAGACCTCTGTGTCCCACTCCAAGAAACCCAGCCTGGGatcagaggaggagaagggccaCAAGGACCAAAGTAATCCGCA ATCCAAAGAGCAAAAACCAATATACTCCTTCAGCACTGTTACTAAGTTACCAAGCAATATTAAGATGGGCCAAATGGACTCCAGTCTCCCGGGCTCCTCAGCAAGACAACATTACCTGAGTCAATCAAGATATCTGCCTG GGTTGATCGGCAAGAACTCTATAGACAAGGAGCCCAGTGGGCCGACACTCAGAGATCTGTGGGACAACTCCACCAATGTCAACAGTAAACCCCTTGGTCCCATTGGAGCTGGTTTGTCCGTCACCAGAGTCAACGCAG GAAACTTTGTCAGTACAAAGTACAATCTGTCTGGAGGTTATGTTCCCTCCTTTCAGAAGAAAGAGGTTGGCTCTGTGGGTCAAAGGATCCAGCTTGCTCCTCTTGCCGGCCAGCACACAA TTGATCTTTCTACTCCTGATAACAAAAATGTCAAACCAAAACCTTCAAAGACAAAGTCCACCTCCAGCACGCCAATGAGTGAAAACACTGAAG ATTATGACGGCTGGAAAAGGAGGGCGGACAAGCCTCAAATCAAAGGCCAGGGCTACTCTGCCCTGGGGAAAACCTCTGGCAACCTTCTGACTAGAGGTCCACCTGTACAGCCAGTCCATGGGAGGGTAGACTGGGCATCCAAGTATGGAGGCAATCGGTAG
- the LOC121569168 gene encoding serine/threonine-protein kinase MAK-like isoform X4 → MNRYTQLKQLGDGTYGSVLMGKSNESGELVAIKRMKRKFYSWEECMNLREVKSLKKLNHANVVKLKEVIRENDHLYFVFEYMKENLYQLMKDRENKMFTENEIRNIMFQVLSGMAFVHKHGFFHRDMKPENLLCMGPELVKIADFGLAREIRSRPPYTDYVSTRWYRAPEVLLRSSIYSSPIDMWAVGCIMAELYALRPLFPGNSEVDEIFKICQVLGTVKKSDWPEGYQLASAMNFRFPQCVPTHLKTLIPNASTEAIALMKDLLMWDPKKRPTAVQALRYPYFQVGQVLGPRPGSEIRKATVRTQSRGSSEPKGELQSSSADSSARTSQGHHPKASSRHHQAPQQPLQQTDHQTDQTFSHGQVTNSNTKPSAVVGTGTGSENSAAVGLKSGRRRWGQTVVKATESWDESEPSETSVSHSKKPSLGSEEEKGHKDQSNPQSKEQKPIYSFSTVTKLPSNIKMGQMDSSLPGSSARQHYLSQSRYLPGLIGKNSIDKEPSGPTLRDLWDNSTNVNSKPLGPIGAGLSVTRVNAEDTDNPSDKSTDKSVLKERIPDSAKGNFVSTKYNLSGGYVPSFQKKEVGSVGQRIQLAPLAGQHTNYDGWKRRADKPQIKGQGYSALGKTSGNLLTRGPPVQPVHGRVDWASKYGGNR, encoded by the exons ATGAATCGCTACACGCAACTGAAGCAGTTGGGAGATGGCACTTATGGCAGCGTGCTCATGGGGAAAAGCAACGAGTCGGGAGAACTGGTGGCCATCAAGAG AATGAAGAGGAAGTTTTATTCGTGGGAAGAGTGCATGAATCTGAGAGAAGTGAAG TCACTGAAGAAGCTGAATCATGCCAACGTGGTGAAGTTAAAGGAAGTCATCAGAGAAAACGACCACCTGTACTTTGTCTTTGAATACATGAAAGAGAATCTCTATCAGCTCATGAAGGACAG GGAAAATAAGATGTTCACTGAGAATGAAATTAGGAACATCATGTTCCAAGTGCTGTCTGGGATGGCGTTTGTGCACAAGCATG GATTCTTCCACCGGGATATGAAACCTGAAAACCTGCTCTGCATGGGCCCAGAGCTGGTCAAGATAGCAGACTTTGGATTGGCCAGAGAGATCCGCTCCCGCCCCCCATACACGGACTATGTGTCCACAAGATG GTATCGCGCCCCAGAGGTGCTGCTCAGGTCGTCCATCTACAGCTCTCCCATAGACATGTGGGCAGTGGGCTGCATCATGGCTGAGCTCTACGCCCTTAGGCCTCTGTTCCCCGGGAACAGCGAGGTGGACGAGAtcttcaagatctgtcaggttctGGGCACAGTCAAGAAG TCTGACTGGCCGGAGGGCTACCAGCTGGCCTCGGCCATGAACTTCCGCTTCCCTCAGTGTGTGCCCACCCACCTGAAGACCCTCATCCCCAACGCCAGCACAGAGGCCATCGCCCTGATGAAGGACCTGCTCATGTGGGACCCTAAGAAGAGACCCACGGCCGTGCAG GCTCTGCGGTACCCTTACTTCCAGGTGGGCCAGGTGTTGGGGCCTCGGCCCGGGAGTGAGATACGCAAGGCCACGGTGAGGACTCAATCCCGAGGCTCATCAGAGCCCAAAGGTGAGCTGCAGTCCTCTTCAGCAGACTCCTCTGCCCGGACTTCCCAGGGCCACCACCCCAAAGCCTCCAGCAGACACCACCAGGCCCCCCAACAGCCACTCCAGCagacagaccatcagactgaCCAGACATTTTCACATGGCCAAGTCACTAACTCCAACACG AAGCCATCTGCCGTGGTGGGGACCGGGACTGGGAGTGAGAACAGTGCAGCGGTAGGTCTGAAGAGCGGGCGGAGGCGCTGGGGCCAGACAGTGGTAAAGGCCACAGAGAGCTGGGACGAGTCAGAACCTTCTGAGACCTCTGTGTCCCACTCCAAGAAACCCAGCCTGGGatcagaggaggagaagggccaCAAGGACCAAAGTAATCCGCA ATCCAAAGAGCAAAAACCAATATACTCCTTCAGCACTGTTACTAAGTTACCAAGCAATATTAAGATGGGCCAAATGGACTCCAGTCTCCCGGGCTCCTCAGCAAGACAACATTACCTGAGTCAATCAAGATATCTGCCTG GGTTGATCGGCAAGAACTCTATAGACAAGGAGCCCAGTGGGCCGACACTCAGAGATCTGTGGGACAACTCCACCAATGTCAACAGTAAACCCCTTGGTCCCATTGGAGCTGGTTTGTCCGTCACCAGAGTCAACGCAG AAGACACTGATAACCCTTCTGATAAATCTACGGATAAATCTGTTCTAAAAGAAAGAATACCTGATTCAGCTAAAG GAAACTTTGTCAGTACAAAGTACAATCTGTCTGGAGGTTATGTTCCCTCCTTTCAGAAGAAAGAGGTTGGCTCTGTGGGTCAAAGGATCCAGCTTGCTCCTCTTGCCGGCCAGCACACAA ATTATGACGGCTGGAAAAGGAGGGCGGACAAGCCTCAAATCAAAGGCCAGGGCTACTCTGCCCTGGGGAAAACCTCTGGCAACCTTCTGACTAGAGGTCCACCTGTACAGCCAGTCCATGGGAGGGTAGACTGGGCATCCAAGTATGGAGGCAATCGGTAG
- the LOC121569168 gene encoding serine/threonine-protein kinase MAK-like isoform X5: MNRYTQLKQLGDGTYGSVLMGKSNESGELVAIKRMKRKFYSWEECMNLREVKSLKKLNHANVVKLKEVIRENDHLYFVFEYMKENLYQLMKDRENKMFTENEIRNIMFQVLSGMAFVHKHGFFHRDMKPENLLCMGPELVKIADFGLAREIRSRPPYTDYVSTRWYRAPEVLLRSSIYSSPIDMWAVGCIMAELYALRPLFPGNSEVDEIFKICQVLGTVKKSDWPEGYQLASAMNFRFPQCVPTHLKTLIPNASTEAIALMKDLLMWDPKKRPTAVQALRYPYFQVGQVLGPRPGSEIRKATVRTQSRGSSEPKGELQSSSADSSARTSQGHHPKASSRHHQAPQQPLQQTDHQTDQTFSHGQVTNSNTKPSAVVGTGTGSENSAAVGLKSGRRRWGQTVVKATESWDESEPSETSVSHSKKPSLGSEEEKGHKDQSNPQSKEQKPIYSFSTVTKLPSNIKMGQMDSSLPGSSARQHYLSQSRYLPGLIGKNSIDKEPSGPTLRDLWDNSTNVNSKPLGPIGAGLSVTRVNAGNFVSTKYNLSGGYVPSFQKKEVGSVGQRIQLAPLAGQHTNYDGWKRRADKPQIKGQGYSALGKTSGNLLTRGPPVQPVHGRVDWASKYGGNR; this comes from the exons ATGAATCGCTACACGCAACTGAAGCAGTTGGGAGATGGCACTTATGGCAGCGTGCTCATGGGGAAAAGCAACGAGTCGGGAGAACTGGTGGCCATCAAGAG AATGAAGAGGAAGTTTTATTCGTGGGAAGAGTGCATGAATCTGAGAGAAGTGAAG TCACTGAAGAAGCTGAATCATGCCAACGTGGTGAAGTTAAAGGAAGTCATCAGAGAAAACGACCACCTGTACTTTGTCTTTGAATACATGAAAGAGAATCTCTATCAGCTCATGAAGGACAG GGAAAATAAGATGTTCACTGAGAATGAAATTAGGAACATCATGTTCCAAGTGCTGTCTGGGATGGCGTTTGTGCACAAGCATG GATTCTTCCACCGGGATATGAAACCTGAAAACCTGCTCTGCATGGGCCCAGAGCTGGTCAAGATAGCAGACTTTGGATTGGCCAGAGAGATCCGCTCCCGCCCCCCATACACGGACTATGTGTCCACAAGATG GTATCGCGCCCCAGAGGTGCTGCTCAGGTCGTCCATCTACAGCTCTCCCATAGACATGTGGGCAGTGGGCTGCATCATGGCTGAGCTCTACGCCCTTAGGCCTCTGTTCCCCGGGAACAGCGAGGTGGACGAGAtcttcaagatctgtcaggttctGGGCACAGTCAAGAAG TCTGACTGGCCGGAGGGCTACCAGCTGGCCTCGGCCATGAACTTCCGCTTCCCTCAGTGTGTGCCCACCCACCTGAAGACCCTCATCCCCAACGCCAGCACAGAGGCCATCGCCCTGATGAAGGACCTGCTCATGTGGGACCCTAAGAAGAGACCCACGGCCGTGCAG GCTCTGCGGTACCCTTACTTCCAGGTGGGCCAGGTGTTGGGGCCTCGGCCCGGGAGTGAGATACGCAAGGCCACGGTGAGGACTCAATCCCGAGGCTCATCAGAGCCCAAAGGTGAGCTGCAGTCCTCTTCAGCAGACTCCTCTGCCCGGACTTCCCAGGGCCACCACCCCAAAGCCTCCAGCAGACACCACCAGGCCCCCCAACAGCCACTCCAGCagacagaccatcagactgaCCAGACATTTTCACATGGCCAAGTCACTAACTCCAACACG AAGCCATCTGCCGTGGTGGGGACCGGGACTGGGAGTGAGAACAGTGCAGCGGTAGGTCTGAAGAGCGGGCGGAGGCGCTGGGGCCAGACAGTGGTAAAGGCCACAGAGAGCTGGGACGAGTCAGAACCTTCTGAGACCTCTGTGTCCCACTCCAAGAAACCCAGCCTGGGatcagaggaggagaagggccaCAAGGACCAAAGTAATCCGCA ATCCAAAGAGCAAAAACCAATATACTCCTTCAGCACTGTTACTAAGTTACCAAGCAATATTAAGATGGGCCAAATGGACTCCAGTCTCCCGGGCTCCTCAGCAAGACAACATTACCTGAGTCAATCAAGATATCTGCCTG GGTTGATCGGCAAGAACTCTATAGACAAGGAGCCCAGTGGGCCGACACTCAGAGATCTGTGGGACAACTCCACCAATGTCAACAGTAAACCCCTTGGTCCCATTGGAGCTGGTTTGTCCGTCACCAGAGTCAACGCAG GAAACTTTGTCAGTACAAAGTACAATCTGTCTGGAGGTTATGTTCCCTCCTTTCAGAAGAAAGAGGTTGGCTCTGTGGGTCAAAGGATCCAGCTTGCTCCTCTTGCCGGCCAGCACACAA ATTATGACGGCTGGAAAAGGAGGGCGGACAAGCCTCAAATCAAAGGCCAGGGCTACTCTGCCCTGGGGAAAACCTCTGGCAACCTTCTGACTAGAGGTCCACCTGTACAGCCAGTCCATGGGAGGGTAGACTGGGCATCCAAGTATGGAGGCAATCGGTAG